The Paraburkholderia sp. SOS3 genome includes a region encoding these proteins:
- a CDS encoding BON domain-containing protein, translated as MKSNRKLVRTRATITCAAAIAAASIFSHAAFAQDAQTSSATQTTPASHATRASLRHANHKLERDVRVALAHAKIDTTDILIRAKGSKVALIGAVPDQNMIASAAGITGKVAGVTSVQNLLIVRPESDD; from the coding sequence ATGAAGTCAAACCGAAAGCTCGTCCGCACCCGTGCAACGATCACATGTGCCGCCGCCATCGCGGCTGCATCGATATTCAGCCATGCCGCCTTCGCGCAAGATGCGCAGACATCGTCCGCCACGCAGACGACGCCCGCCTCGCACGCGACACGCGCGAGCCTGCGTCACGCCAATCACAAGCTCGAACGCGACGTCCGGGTCGCGCTGGCCCACGCGAAGATCGATACGACCGACATTCTGATCCGCGCGAAAGGCAGCAAGGTCGCGCTGATCGGCGCAGTGCCCGACCAGAACATGATTGCATCCGCGGCCGGGATCACAGGCAAGGTCGCCGGCGTCACTTCGGTGCAGAACCTTCTCATTGTGCGGCCTGAGTCCGACGATTGA